The proteins below come from a single Pradoshia eiseniae genomic window:
- a CDS encoding TrkH family potassium uptake protein, protein MKQRKRKMINLTPPQVLALGFALVILLGTLLLKMPISTKAEITWMEAFFTAASATTVTGLSVIDIGTTLSVFGECVMIVMIQIGGLGLMTFAIFTLILLGKRIGLKERLLMQESFNQTSIGGVIRLVKILFIFTLAVELAGTAILSLKWIPEYGAVRGLFYSLFHSVSAFNNAGFALFSDNLIGFSHDGLINLVISFLIITGGLGFTVFVDLSNKRNFKNLKLHSKIMLIGTLVLNVTAILLLFLLEYSNEATIGSLPLGEKLWVSYFQGIAPRTAGFNTVDIADMTNGSLLLIMLLMFIGAGSASTGSGIKVTTFVVIVWSVLGYIRGQKNPAMFERNIHQTVVIKSLAVTMIGLFFVFLTAFLLTITEEAPMSVILFESFSAFGTVGLSMGFTPDLSLVGRILIIILMFIGRIGPLTLAFSFARSKESKIRYPEEDIFIG, encoded by the coding sequence ATGAAGCAAAGAAAGCGGAAAATGATCAATCTCACACCCCCTCAAGTTCTGGCGCTGGGGTTTGCGCTCGTTATCCTCCTGGGAACCCTGCTTCTTAAGATGCCGATCTCGACCAAGGCGGAAATCACCTGGATGGAGGCGTTCTTCACGGCGGCATCAGCGACGACGGTGACTGGGCTTAGCGTGATAGATATAGGGACAACTCTCTCGGTCTTCGGGGAATGCGTGATGATTGTCATGATCCAAATCGGAGGCCTCGGCTTGATGACCTTTGCCATCTTTACGCTCATCCTGCTTGGGAAGAGGATTGGCCTGAAGGAGAGGCTCCTCATGCAGGAATCATTTAACCAAACCTCTATTGGCGGTGTCATCCGCCTCGTGAAAATCTTATTCATTTTTACGCTCGCAGTTGAGCTTGCCGGCACTGCCATTCTCTCGCTCAAATGGATTCCGGAATATGGGGCTGTGAGAGGTTTGTTCTATAGCTTGTTTCATTCGGTTTCGGCCTTTAATAATGCGGGTTTTGCCCTGTTTTCGGATAATTTAATTGGATTTTCGCATGATGGGCTCATCAATTTGGTCATATCTTTTCTTATTATTACCGGCGGTCTCGGGTTTACTGTATTCGTTGATCTGTCGAATAAGCGGAATTTTAAGAACCTGAAGCTCCATTCGAAAATCATGCTTATCGGGACATTGGTGCTGAATGTGACAGCGATTCTTTTGTTATTCCTGCTCGAATATTCAAACGAGGCGACGATTGGCTCGCTGCCGCTTGGAGAGAAGCTGTGGGTGTCATATTTCCAGGGAATTGCTCCGCGTACGGCTGGTTTCAATACAGTTGATATCGCCGATATGACAAACGGATCCCTGCTTTTGATTATGCTGCTCATGTTTATCGGTGCCGGCAGCGCTTCTACCGGGTCCGGGATTAAGGTAACAACCTTCGTCGTCATCGTCTGGTCTGTTTTGGGCTATATCCGGGGGCAGAAGAATCCGGCTATGTTTGAACGCAACATTCATCAAACCGTTGTCATCAAATCATTGGCAGTGACCATGATTGGACTTTTCTTTGTCTTTCTGACAGCGTTCCTGCTGACCATTACCGAGGAGGCACCAATGTCTGTCATCCTCTTTGAGTCATTCTCGGCCTTTGGGACCGTTGGGCTCTCGATGGGGTTTACACCTGATTTATCACTGGTTGGGCGGATACTGATTATTATTCTCATGTTCATCGGTCGTATTGGACCTTTGACATTGGCGTTCTCTTTTGCAAGATCAAAGGAATCGAAAATCCGCTATCCAGAGGAAGATATTTTTATCGGATAA
- a CDS encoding KOW domain-containing RNA-binding protein, translating to MKTFKVGDRVYVKEGTEMIEGTVAKVDMDNGIATVYFEKPYYNLRTRKFHYTALRTMDETELTADDYLDLMNLALSLGDDELFESFKQDLNNCNTLS from the coding sequence ATGAAAACATTCAAAGTTGGTGACCGAGTCTATGTAAAAGAGGGTACCGAAATGATTGAGGGCACAGTTGCCAAAGTCGATATGGACAATGGAATTGCAACTGTTTATTTCGAAAAACCTTACTACAACCTAAGAACAAGAAAATTCCATTATACAGCCTTGCGTACAATGGACGAAACAGAATTAACAGCTGATGACTATTTAGACTTAATGAACCTAGCCCTCTCTCTTGGGGATGATGAGCTATTCGAATCTTTCAAGCAAGATTTGAATAACTGCAATACGCTCAGCTAA
- a CDS encoding potassium channel family protein gives MMGSKVQYAVIGLGRFGGAVTRELFNMGREVLAIDANEDLVREYSAYSTHAMIANTTDEATIKALGIKNFNYVIVAIGDDIQASILTTLILKEIGVENVWVKAQNEYHHKVLEKIGADRIIHPEKDMGTRIAQHLVSQHVIDYISLTEEHSMMEIKATDKLAGKTLVEVNIRQRYRCTVVAIWRNAELIMTPLPGEVIQEGDILMMIGKKSDLTQFSEKEL, from the coding sequence ATGATGGGATCGAAAGTACAATATGCAGTCATCGGACTTGGCCGATTTGGCGGCGCGGTAACGAGAGAGCTATTCAATATGGGACGTGAGGTCTTAGCGATTGATGCCAATGAAGACTTGGTCCGGGAATACTCTGCTTACTCTACGCATGCGATGATTGCCAATACGACAGATGAAGCGACGATTAAGGCGCTTGGCATCAAGAACTTCAACTATGTCATCGTTGCGATCGGAGATGATATCCAGGCAAGTATCCTCACGACCTTGATATTAAAAGAAATCGGCGTGGAGAATGTATGGGTGAAGGCTCAGAATGAGTATCACCATAAGGTGCTTGAGAAGATTGGGGCTGACCGTATCATACACCCGGAGAAGGATATGGGCACGCGTATCGCACAGCATCTCGTCTCCCAGCATGTCATTGATTATATTTCACTAACAGAAGAGCATAGCATGATGGAAATTAAGGCGACGGATAAGCTTGCAGGGAAAACGCTGGTTGAGGTTAACATTCGCCAGCGGTACCGCTGCACGGTTGTGGCCATTTGGCGAAACGCTGAGTTAATTATGACGCCACTTCCGGGTGAAGTCATCCAAGAGGGGGATATCTTGATGATGATTGGCAAGAAATCAGATCTCACCCAATTTAGCGAAAAAGAATTATAG
- a CDS encoding Cna B-type domain-containing protein, giving the protein MGLASTDLPYGTYYIVENVSAGNAVIDGYKLDDVLINDVDSTTSSEFKIGSNAKTVTLLVENIYKEAFTSVNVTKVWDDAGNQDGIRPASVTVQLYADNVAVTGKTLTLSNENGWSGAFVSLPVEDSNGKDIAYTVAEADVNGYKASVTGSAEAGYTITNSYTPKTTSISAKKVWVDNNNQDGIRTDVTLRLMKKVEGDSSFIELAGKEKVISKFAEEKHLEVKWDNLPVYENGKLITYTVAEDTIEGYTTEITGDAAVGFTVTNTHIPVTTSVSGIKMWSDADNQDGKRPESITVNLLADGTKVDSVTVTAEESWEYSFENLPKYKSGQEIKYTVTENAVTDYTTNVDGFNITNTHTPDKTSVNVTKVWDDSRNQDGIRPDSISVQLYADELAYGDPVDLSEANNWTYRWSDLYVNSEGEPITYTVEEVDVPDGYTSKVTGDATTGFTITNTHERETIEVSGKKVWNDKNDQDGIRPSSIRIYLYSTIMEGEVERTDQIGYTDVEADKVGNWKFSWGTEGLRPLPKYYKGQKVKYTIKEVAIDGYDTDITSSVNEDGDIEYTVTNTHTPETVDISGTKTWEDADNQDGKRPISITVNLLANGKKVKEMDVMAGENGNWTYKFIDLAKFENGKEIVYTVTEEAVDDYSTEITGTNIKNSYTPEQTSVTVTKAWDDKENQDGIRPNFVIVSLLADGVDTGKTVTLSADNNWSDTFTGLDKYKDAGMYILYTVKEQINTSEYTFEVTGSVKDGFVVTNTHEVERTAISVEKKWEDQDNQDGIRPDSVTVQLMADGESYGDPVKLNAKNDWAYTWKDLDVNKNGEQIKYTVVEDEVKGYTPTISEAEGGYIITNTHKIAQTNVSVEKKWDDQDNQDGIRPDSVTVQLMADGESYGDPVKLNAQNDWAYTWKDLDVNKNGEQIKYTVVXXXAQNDWAYTWKDLDVNKNGEQIKYTVVEDEVKGYTPTISEAEGGYIITNTHKVAQTNVSVEKKWEDQDNQDGIRPDSVTVQLMADGESYGDPVKLNAKNDWAYTWKDLDVNKNGEQIKYTVVEDEVKGYTPTISEAEGGYIITNTHKVAQTTVSVEKKWDDQDNHDEKRPDSVTVQLQANGEAFGEPVKLNAENEWAYTWTNLDVNKNGKRIDYTVIEEEVEGYTAVITGDAANGYTITNNYERGSLTVKKEVDSEDDEMNVEGAEFTFIITGKDYKQTITLPAGESKTLTALTPGEYSIVEIDPSDAYDGYILNGVHVNGKAASKSENDYTSGVIEVKKNNTSEVTFVNVYGPVGSLEVKKVDSKDDTKVLEGAEFTLTDKDGNEQIVKTDKNGFAAFDELKYGEYTLVETKAPEGYLFGKQTEWKVTIDKDHKVVAKTIENIKENPSLKVVKKADKEVYKNGDKVHYTITVTNDGNVDLAGISLEGVFSKDGNSDIEQLTAVGYDGPFDLKAGKSVVFDVYYKIPEADKGGTTYKNVVEVKVKVGDTEIIDEDEEIVIVESEPSLKIDKTADKEEYKNGDKVHYTITVTNDGNVDLEGISLEGVFLRNGERYIDLTAEGYDGPFDLAAGETRTFDVYFEIPMTDVAGTTYKNIATVKVGDNDTGIFDEDDAIIVVESDPGLTINKTADKDEVEVGETITYTIDVTNTGNTALTDVKVIDEMVGLDETISQLDVGETKTFTVTHEATSDDIGELTNLAVATVTIDGEEIVQKATATVIVTDVLGVAVEVEEPTTTEKVVATVKDIVNPKTGDDGLNLFLALVMFMFAGIGLYYTRTKDKH; this is encoded by the coding sequence ATGGGCCTTGCCTCGACAGATCTGCCATATGGCACGTACTACATCGTCGAAAATGTAAGCGCGGGCAATGCCGTTATTGATGGCTACAAGCTTGACGATGTGCTCATTAATGATGTCGACTCCACAACCTCGTCTGAATTCAAAATAGGCTCAAACGCCAAGACTGTCACCTTGCTCGTAGAAAATATCTACAAGGAAGCTTTCACATCCGTTAATGTGACCAAGGTGTGGGATGATGCCGGCAATCAAGATGGTATTCGTCCTGCTTCTGTTACCGTGCAGCTATATGCTGATAACGTGGCAGTCACAGGCAAGACCCTCACTCTGAGCAATGAAAATGGGTGGAGCGGAGCCTTTGTGAGTCTACCTGTTGAGGATAGCAACGGAAAAGACATCGCCTACACTGTAGCCGAGGCAGATGTGAATGGTTACAAGGCATCCGTCACAGGATCTGCGGAGGCTGGTTACACGATCACCAACTCCTATACTCCCAAGACCACGAGCATTTCGGCTAAGAAGGTATGGGTTGACAACAACAATCAAGACGGGATTCGCACCGATGTGACACTTAGGTTGATGAAGAAGGTCGAGGGCGATTCTTCCTTTATCGAGTTGGCTGGCAAGGAGAAGGTCATTTCCAAGTTTGCTGAAGAAAAGCACCTGGAAGTCAAATGGGATAATCTCCCGGTGTATGAGAATGGTAAGTTGATAACCTACACTGTTGCAGAGGACACAATCGAGGGCTATACGACTGAGATTACGGGTGACGCTGCCGTTGGCTTTACGGTCACTAACACCCATATACCTGTTACTACGAGCGTTTCCGGCATCAAAATGTGGAGCGACGCCGATAATCAGGACGGCAAGCGTCCAGAGTCCATCACGGTGAACTTGTTGGCGGATGGCACCAAGGTTGATAGCGTGACCGTAACGGCCGAAGAGAGTTGGGAGTACAGCTTTGAGAACCTTCCTAAGTACAAAAGTGGTCAGGAAATCAAGTATACGGTGACCGAGAATGCGGTAACAGATTATACGACCAATGTTGACGGCTTTAACATCACGAATACCCATACGCCTGACAAGACGAGCGTGAACGTGACCAAAGTTTGGGATGACAGCCGCAACCAAGACGGAATCCGTCCGGATTCCATCTCCGTGCAGCTTTATGCCGACGAATTAGCATATGGCGATCCGGTCGATCTGAGTGAGGCGAACAACTGGACCTACAGATGGAGTGATCTTTATGTGAATTCTGAAGGCGAGCCAATCACTTATACCGTTGAGGAAGTTGATGTGCCAGATGGCTACACTTCAAAGGTTACTGGTGATGCCACAACAGGCTTCACGATCACCAATACCCACGAGCGTGAGACCATTGAGGTTTCTGGCAAAAAGGTCTGGAATGACAAGAACGACCAGGACGGCATCCGTCCATCGTCCATCAGGATTTACCTGTACTCCACCATTATGGAGGGCGAGGTCGAGAGGACGGACCAGATTGGTTACACGGACGTGGAGGCCGACAAAGTTGGCAACTGGAAGTTCAGTTGGGGAACCGAAGGGCTTCGACCACTTCCTAAGTATTATAAAGGTCAGAAAGTCAAGTACACCATCAAGGAAGTAGCAATCGATGGTTATGATACTGATATTACGAGCAGCGTGAACGAAGATGGCGATATCGAATATACGGTCACTAACACCCACACACCTGAGACGGTAGACATCTCTGGTACAAAAACGTGGGAAGATGCGGATAACCAAGACGGCAAGCGTCCTATCAGTATTACGGTAAACCTATTGGCCAACGGTAAAAAGGTTAAAGAGATGGACGTAATGGCTGGTGAGAATGGTAATTGGACCTACAAATTTATCGACCTAGCCAAGTTTGAGAATGGCAAAGAAATCGTCTACACTGTGACTGAGGAAGCAGTTGATGATTATAGCACTGAGATTACTGGTACGAACATCAAAAACTCCTACACGCCAGAGCAGACTTCTGTGACGGTAACTAAGGCTTGGGATGATAAGGAAAACCAAGACGGAATCCGCCCTAACTTTGTAATTGTGAGCCTACTGGCTGACGGAGTAGACACTGGTAAGACGGTTACGTTGAGCGCTGATAATAACTGGAGTGACACCTTTACAGGGCTTGATAAATACAAGGACGCTGGTATGTATATTCTCTATACCGTTAAAGAGCAAATCAATACTAGTGAGTATACCTTTGAGGTTACCGGTAGCGTAAAAGATGGCTTTGTTGTAACCAATACTCATGAGGTCGAAAGGACTGCTATCTCCGTCGAGAAGAAATGGGAAGACCAAGATAACCAGGACGGCATCCGTCCTGACTCCGTAACAGTGCAGCTTATGGCTGATGGGGAATCCTATGGAGACCCGGTTAAGCTTAACGCGAAGAACGACTGGGCGTACACTTGGAAAGACCTCGACGTGAATAAAAATGGCGAGCAGATCAAGTACACGGTGGTTGAGGATGAGGTAAAAGGCTATACGCCAACTATCAGCGAAGCGGAAGGCGGCTACATCATCACCAACACCCATAAGATTGCGCAGACTAATGTCTCCGTCGAGAAGAAATGGGATGACCAAGATAACCAGGACGGCATTCGTCCTGACTCCGTAACAGTGCAGCTTATGGCTGATGGGGAGTCCTATGGAGACCCGGTTAAGCTTAACGCGCAGAATGACTGGGCGTACACTTGGAAAGACCTCGACGTGAATAAAAATGGCGAGCAGATCAAGTACACGGTGGTTNNNNNNNNCGCGCAGAATGACTGGGCGTACACTTGGAAAGACCTCGACGTGAATAAAAATGGCGAGCAGATCAAGTACACGGTGGTTGAGGATGAGGTAAAAGGCTATACGCCAACTATCAGCGAAGCGGAAGGCGGCTACATCATCACCAACACCCATAAGGTTGCGCAGACTAATGTCTCCGTCGAGAAGAAATGGGAAGACCAAGATAACCAGGACGGCATCCGTCCTGACTCCGTAACAGTGCAGCTTATGGCTGATGGGGAATCCTATGGAGACCCGGTTAAGCTTAACGCGAAGAACGACTGGGCGTACACTTGGAAAGACCTCGACGTGAATAAAAATGGTGAGCAGATCAAGTACACGGTGGTCGAGGATGAGGTAAAAGGCTATACGCCAACTATCAGCGAAGCGGAAGGCGGCTACATCATCACCAACACCCATAAGGTTGCGCAGACTACCGTCTCCGTCGAGAAGAAATGGGATGACCAAGATAACCACGATGAAAAGCGCCCAGACTCCGTAACAGTGCAGCTTCAAGCCAATGGCGAAGCCTTTGGTGAACCAGTTAAGTTAAATGCAGAGAATGAGTGGGCGTACACTTGGACAAACCTCGACGTGAATAAAAATGGTAAGCGGATCGACTACACCGTGATAGAAGAAGAGGTGGAAGGCTACACCGCAGTTATCACTGGCGATGCGGCTAACGGCTACACCATCACCAATAACTACGAACGTGGTAGCTTGACGGTGAAAAAAGAGGTCGATTCTGAAGATGATGAGATGAATGTAGAGGGAGCTGAGTTCACCTTCATCATTACAGGTAAGGATTATAAACAAACTATTACCTTGCCTGCTGGAGAAAGTAAAACACTTACAGCCTTAACACCTGGTGAATATTCCATTGTGGAAATTGATCCAAGTGATGCATACGATGGATATATCCTTAATGGTGTCCATGTGAATGGAAAAGCTGCCAGTAAATCAGAAAACGACTATACTTCTGGTGTAATAGAAGTTAAGAAAAATAACACTTCTGAAGTCACGTTTGTTAACGTTTATGGGCCTGTAGGTAGCTTAGAAGTGAAGAAAGTTGATTCCAAAGACGATACTAAAGTCTTGGAAGGTGCAGAATTCACTCTTACTGACAAAGATGGTAATGAGCAAATCGTAAAAACTGATAAGAATGGATTTGCCGCATTTGATGAACTTAAATATGGTGAATACACATTAGTGGAAACGAAAGCTCCTGAAGGTTACCTATTTGGTAAACAAACAGAGTGGAAGGTAACAATCGATAAGGATCATAAAGTTGTTGCGAAAACTATCGAAAACATCAAAGAAAACCCTAGCCTTAAAGTCGTTAAAAAAGCCGATAAAGAAGTATACAAAAACGGAGACAAAGTCCACTATACTATTACGGTAACCAATGATGGCAACGTGGATTTGGCAGGCATCTCCCTAGAAGGTGTATTCTCCAAAGACGGCAATAGCGATATCGAGCAATTGACTGCTGTAGGCTATGATGGTCCATTTGATTTGAAGGCAGGTAAATCAGTAGTATTTGATGTCTACTACAAGATTCCTGAAGCTGACAAAGGCGGTACAACATATAAGAATGTTGTTGAAGTCAAAGTTAAAGTTGGCGACACTGAAATCATTGACGAAGATGAAGAAATCGTCATTGTGGAAAGTGAACCTAGCCTTAAAATCGATAAAACAGCCGATAAAGAGGAATACAAAAATGGGGACAAGGTCCACTATACTATTACGGTAACGAATGATGGTAATGTGGATTTAGAAGGTATCTCCCTAGAAGGTGTATTCTTGAGAAACGGCGAAAGATATATCGATTTGACTGCTGAGGGTTATGATGGTCCATTTGATTTGGCAGCTGGAGAAACAAGAACATTTGATGTTTACTTCGAGATTCCGATGACAGATGTGGCCGGTACAACATATAAGAATATTGCAACAGTCAAAGTTGGCGACAACGACACAGGTATCTTTGACGAAGATGATGCAATAATCGTTGTTGAAAGTGACCCAGGTCTTACAATCAACAAAACAGCCGACAAAGACGAAGTCGAAGTGGGTGAAACCATCACCTACACCATCGATGTCACTAACACAGGCAATACAGCATTGACTGATGTGAAGGTCATCGATGAAATGGTTGGCCTTGATGAAACAATCAGCCAGCTGGATGTAGGGGAAACTAAAACATTCACAGTTACCCATGAAGCGACTAGTGATGATATCGGTGAATTAACCAACCTTGCAGTAGCAACTGTAACGATTGATGGGGAAGAAATCGTCCAAAAAGCTACAGCAACGGTTATTGTCACAGATGTATTAGGAGTGGCTGTTGAGGTGGAAGAGCCAACCACAACCGAAAAGGTAGTGGCGACTGTGAAGGATATTGTGAATCCAAAAACAGGCGATGATGGATTGAACCTCTTCTTAGCATTAGTTATGTTCATGTTTGCTGGTATCGGTTTATATTATACGAGAACAAAAGATAAACATTAA
- a CDS encoding DUF7507 domain-containing protein, producing LANGTKVDSKTVTAKDDWKYSFDNLDKYANGKVITYTVSEDEIAGYETTIAGFDIINKHEVEKISVLGTKTWDDKENQDGKRPYTITVNLLADGVKVATKLVKADVDGNWTYSFTDLDKFANGKEIVYTVTEDAVEGYTGIINGFDITNSYELGSLTVEKEVTGVSAGEVNTAGAKFTFTITGEDYEQVITLPAEGTTKLVGLKPGKYTIKEADSGKAYAAQNYKYKETSYQAGEEAVQGLEGEVVVSKNNTTKVIFTNSYEPVGSLEVLKVDSKDDNTVLEGATFTLTGEDGNVKTAKSDKNGVVQFVELQYGEYTLKEMNAPAGYLLPEENEWTVTIDNKDQPVAMKIENIKENPSLKVDKTTDKEEYKNGEIIHYTIKITNDGNVEMEGITLEDVFSKNDDSSIDQLTVEGYEGAFNLAVGKSVEFTATYKIPETDKGGTTYINAVTVSVGDKVYDEDEVTVPVAKEPHLDVEKTTDKEEYKNRETVHYTITVTNDGNVDMKDITLDGVFSKDGNSDIDQLTAEGYDGPFDLAVGDTRVFDVYFKIPAADKGGTTYTNVVTLEVGDMTFEDDVTVTVEDDPSLKVEKTADKTHYEQGDTVNYTIKVTNDGNVDLTGLTLEDVFTKDEKIVDLSVEDYDGSEFNLAVGETKEFHATYVIPESDLGDTAYTNTATVKDGDTGVTAGDEVTIIVDPTYGFEINKTADKDEVEVGETITYTIDVTNTGNKALTDVKVIDEMVGLDETISQLDVGETKTLTVTHEATSDDIGELTNLAVAKVTIDGEEIVEEATATVIVTDVLGVAVEMEEPTTPEKVMATVKDIVNPKTGDDGLNLFLALVMFMFAGIGLYYTRAKK from the coding sequence AAGATGACTGGAAGTACAGCTTCGATAACCTGGACAAGTATGCGAACGGTAAGGTAATCACCTACACCGTGAGCGAGGACGAGATCGCTGGATACGAGACTACGATTGCTGGTTTCGACATCATCAACAAGCACGAGGTGGAGAAAATCTCCGTCCTTGGTACAAAAACATGGGATGACAAGGAGAACCAGGATGGTAAGCGCCCTTACACCATCACCGTGAACCTGTTGGCCGATGGCGTTAAGGTTGCTACTAAGCTTGTGAAAGCCGACGTAGATGGCAACTGGACCTACAGTTTCACTGATCTTGATAAGTTCGCAAACGGAAAAGAGATTGTGTATACCGTTACCGAGGATGCTGTAGAGGGTTACACAGGCATTATTAACGGCTTCGACATCACCAACAGCTACGAGCTTGGCAGCTTAACGGTGGAGAAAGAAGTTACCGGCGTGTCTGCTGGTGAGGTAAATACAGCAGGAGCCAAGTTTACGTTTACGATTACAGGCGAGGATTATGAACAAGTAATCACATTGCCTGCAGAAGGCACTACAAAACTCGTAGGCTTGAAACCTGGTAAATACACAATTAAAGAAGCTGATTCTGGTAAAGCCTATGCTGCTCAGAACTATAAATACAAAGAAACCAGCTACCAAGCAGGAGAAGAAGCTGTTCAGGGACTTGAAGGTGAAGTAGTTGTAAGCAAAAATAACACAACCAAAGTAATCTTCACCAACAGCTATGAGCCTGTAGGAAGCCTAGAAGTATTGAAAGTTGACTCCAAAGACGATAATACAGTCTTAGAAGGTGCAACATTTACTCTCACTGGTGAAGATGGTAATGTCAAAACTGCTAAATCTGATAAGAATGGGGTAGTGCAATTTGTTGAACTACAGTATGGAGAATATACATTAAAAGAAATGAATGCTCCAGCTGGCTACCTGCTTCCAGAGGAGAATGAATGGACCGTTACGATTGATAATAAAGACCAGCCAGTCGCGATGAAGATTGAAAACATCAAAGAAAACCCTAGCCTTAAAGTCGATAAAACAACCGACAAAGAAGAATACAAAAACGGGGAAATCATCCACTACACCATCAAGATAACGAATGATGGCAATGTGGAAATGGAAGGAATCACCCTGGAAGATGTATTCAGTAAAAATGACGACAGCAGCATCGATCAATTGACTGTGGAGGGATATGAAGGAGCCTTTAACTTGGCTGTTGGCAAGTCAGTGGAGTTCACTGCAACTTATAAGATTCCGGAAACAGACAAAGGTGGCACAACGTACATCAATGCTGTTACTGTCAGCGTGGGTGACAAAGTCTATGATGAGGATGAAGTGACAGTACCAGTCGCAAAAGAACCACACCTAGACGTTGAAAAGACTACCGATAAGGAAGAATACAAAAACAGGGAAACTGTTCACTACACCATTACGGTAACCAATGATGGCAATGTGGACATGAAAGATATTACCCTGGATGGTGTATTCTCCAAAGACGGCAACAGCGATATTGATCAGTTAACTGCTGAGGGCTATGATGGTCCATTCGACTTGGCTGTAGGGGATACAAGAGTGTTCGATGTTTACTTCAAGATTCCAGCAGCAGACAAAGGCGGTACAACATACACGAATGTTGTTACACTCGAAGTTGGGGATATGACGTTCGAAGATGATGTCACCGTCACTGTTGAGGATGACCCTAGCCTTAAAGTAGAAAAAACTGCTGATAAAACGCACTATGAACAAGGTGATACTGTCAACTACACCATCAAGGTGACGAATGATGGCAATGTTGATTTGACAGGATTGACTCTTGAAGATGTCTTCACGAAAGACGAGAAGATTGTAGATTTATCAGTGGAAGACTATGACGGTAGCGAGTTTAATTTAGCTGTTGGAGAAACCAAGGAATTCCATGCCACATACGTGATTCCGGAAAGCGATCTCGGTGACACAGCTTATACAAATACCGCCACTGTCAAAGATGGTGATACAGGGGTTACTGCTGGAGATGAAGTGACCATTATCGTCGATCCAACCTATGGTTTCGAAATCAACAAAACAGCCGACAAAGACGAAGTTGAAGTAGGTGAAACCATCACCTACACAATCGATGTCACCAACACAGGCAATAAAGCATTGACTGATGTGAAGGTCATCGATGAAATGGTTGGCCTTGATGAAACAATCAGCCAGCTTGATGTAGGGGAAACAAAAACATTGACAGTTACCCACGAAGCGACTAGTGATGATATCGGTGAATTAACCAATCTTGCAGTAGCGAAGGTAACGATTGATGGGGAAGAAATCGTCGAAGAAGCTACCGCAACGGTCATAGTCACAGATGTATTAGGAGTGGCTGTTGAGATGGAAGAGCCAACCACACCCGAAAAGGTAATGGCGACTGTGAAGGATATCGTCAATCCAAAAACTGGCGACGATGGATTGAACCTCTTCTTAGCATTAGTTATGTTCATGTTTGCTGGCATCGGTTTATATTATACTAGAGCAAAAAAATAA
- a CDS encoding pyridoxamine 5'-phosphate oxidase family protein — MMNNYNKEEIEKLRDLIKDIDTAMLTTSTPEGLLSRPMMTQEVEFDGDLWFFTMKDTDKYREILHDSEVNVSYAGKSYVSVSGKVEIVEDMDKKREYWNKAYEKMLDTSYDDPNLVLLKVNVRSAEYWETGSMTKNAVNLFKKMTGSDEKDPSDMNKTIKF; from the coding sequence ATGATGAATAACTATAACAAAGAAGAAATTGAAAAACTGCGTGATTTAATTAAAGATATTGATACAGCTATGCTGACAACGAGCACACCAGAAGGGCTGCTCTCACGCCCGATGATGACACAGGAGGTCGAATTTGATGGCGACCTCTGGTTCTTCACGATGAAGGATACGGATAAATACCGCGAGATCCTGCATGATAGTGAAGTGAACGTCTCCTATGCAGGCAAATCCTATGTCTCTGTCAGCGGGAAAGTAGAAATCGTTGAGGACATGGACAAGAAGCGTGAGTATTGGAATAAAGCGTATGAGAAGATGCTTGATACTTCCTATGATGATCCTAATTTAGTTTTGTTGAAGGTGAATGTCAGGTCTGCTGAGTATTGGGAAACGGGCAGCATGACGAAGAATGCGGTTAACCTGTTCAAGAAAATGACAGGCAGTGATGAAAAAGATCCTTCTGACATGAATAAAACCATCAAGTTTTAG